In a genomic window of Parambassis ranga chromosome 24, fParRan2.1, whole genome shotgun sequence:
- the gopc gene encoding Golgi-associated PDZ and coiled-coil motif-containing protein isoform X1: MSASAGCSPSGQNPGLGPGMSMFRWLEVLEKEFDKAFVDVDLLLGEIDPDQVDITYEGRQKMTSLSSCFAQLCHKTQTVFQLNHKLEAQLVDLRSELTEAKAERAVAEREVHDLLLQLHALQLQLHAKQGQAEDSDTIKDRLPAPTLDDMEQELEASKKEKLVEGRLDAEARLYKKENEALRRHIAVLQAEVYGARLAAKYLDKELAGRVQQIQLLGRDMKGPAHDKLWNQLEAEIHLHRHKTVIRACRGRSDPKKPLPSPVGHDPDMLKKTQGVGPIRKVSLVKEDHEGLGISITGGKEHGVPILISEIHPGQPADRCGGLHVGDAILAVNSINLRDAKHKEAVTILSQQRGQIEFEVVYVAPEVDSDDENVEYEDDSGHRYRLYLDELDDSSSAPPSNSSASLQALEKMSLSNGPENGDTGISSETPSEETPSKPSETDCSS; the protein is encoded by the exons ATGTCCGCCTCGGCTGGATGCTCCCCATCGGGCCAGAACCCAGGCCTCGGCCCGGGTATGTCCATGTTTCGGTGGCTGGAAGTGCTGGAGAAAGAGTTTGACAAAGCCTTCGTGGATGTGGATCTGCTGCTCGGAGAAATAGACCCGGATCAAGTCGATATTACGTATGAAGGTCGGCAGAAGATGACCAGCCTGAGCTCCTGTTTTGCTCAGCTGTGTCACAAAACACAGACGGTATTTCAGCTCAACCACAAACTAGAG GCCCAACTGGTGGACCTACGTTCTGAGCTGACAGAGGCGAAAGCTGAGCGGGCAGTGGCAGAAAGGGAGGTGcatgacctgctgctgcagcttcacgctctacagctgcagcttcatgcCAAACAAGGACAAGCGGAGGACTCTGACACCATCAAAGACAGACTG CCTGCGCCAACATTGGACGACATG GAACAGGAGCTGGAGGCCAGCAAGAAGGAGAAGCTGGTAGAGGGGAGGCTGGACGCCGAAGCCAGACTATATAAGAAAGAAAACGAGGCGCTGCGCAGGCACATCGCAGTACTGCAGGCTGAGGTGTACGGAGCCAGGCTGGCTGCCAAATACTTGGACAAAGAACTGGCTGGCAG GGTGCAGCAGATCCAGTTACTGGGCCGTGACATGAAGGGGCCCGCACACGACAAACTGTGGAATCAGCTGGAAGCAGAGATCCACCTCCACCGCCACAAGACCGTCATCCGAGCGTGCAGAGGCCGCAGCGACCCAAAGAAACCGCTTCCCTCTCCCGTGGGACAC GATCCAgacatgttgaagaaaactcAGGGAGTGGGTCCCATCAGAAAGGTGTCACTGGTCAAAGAGGATCATGAAGGCCTAGGAATCTCTATTACA GGCGGGAAGGAACATGGCGTTCCCATCTTAATTTCAGAGATCCATCCGGGTCAGCCCGCCGACCGATGCGGAGGTCTGCACGTCGGCGACGCCATCCTTGCGGTCAACAGTATCAATTTGCGAGATGCCAAACACAAGGAGGCGGTCACCATTCTCTCTCAGCAG cgAGGACAGATAGAGTTTGAAGTGGTGTACGTGGCTCCGGAGGTGGACAGCGACGATGAGAATGTGGAGTATGAGGACGACAGTGGCCATCGTTACCGGCTCTACCTGGATGAACTAGATGATAGCAGCAGTGCGCCACCTAGCAACAGCTCAGCATCACTTCAGG CCCTGGAAAAGATGTCGTTGAGCAATGGACCGGAGAATGGAGACACTGGGATTTCTAGTGAGACACCCTCAGAGGAAACCCCTTCAAAGCCCTCTGAGACTGACTGCTCCTCTTAA
- the gopc gene encoding Golgi-associated PDZ and coiled-coil motif-containing protein isoform X2: MSASAGCSPSGQNPGLGPGMSMFRWLEVLEKEFDKAFVDVDLLLGEIDPDQVDITYEGRQKMTSLSSCFAQLCHKTQTVFQLNHKLEAQLVDLRSELTEAKAERAVAEREVHDLLLQLHALQLQLHAKQGQAEDSDTIKDRLEQELEASKKEKLVEGRLDAEARLYKKENEALRRHIAVLQAEVYGARLAAKYLDKELAGRVQQIQLLGRDMKGPAHDKLWNQLEAEIHLHRHKTVIRACRGRSDPKKPLPSPVGHDPDMLKKTQGVGPIRKVSLVKEDHEGLGISITGGKEHGVPILISEIHPGQPADRCGGLHVGDAILAVNSINLRDAKHKEAVTILSQQRGQIEFEVVYVAPEVDSDDENVEYEDDSGHRYRLYLDELDDSSSAPPSNSSASLQALEKMSLSNGPENGDTGISSETPSEETPSKPSETDCSS, from the exons ATGTCCGCCTCGGCTGGATGCTCCCCATCGGGCCAGAACCCAGGCCTCGGCCCGGGTATGTCCATGTTTCGGTGGCTGGAAGTGCTGGAGAAAGAGTTTGACAAAGCCTTCGTGGATGTGGATCTGCTGCTCGGAGAAATAGACCCGGATCAAGTCGATATTACGTATGAAGGTCGGCAGAAGATGACCAGCCTGAGCTCCTGTTTTGCTCAGCTGTGTCACAAAACACAGACGGTATTTCAGCTCAACCACAAACTAGAG GCCCAACTGGTGGACCTACGTTCTGAGCTGACAGAGGCGAAAGCTGAGCGGGCAGTGGCAGAAAGGGAGGTGcatgacctgctgctgcagcttcacgctctacagctgcagcttcatgcCAAACAAGGACAAGCGGAGGACTCTGACACCATCAAAGACAGACTG GAACAGGAGCTGGAGGCCAGCAAGAAGGAGAAGCTGGTAGAGGGGAGGCTGGACGCCGAAGCCAGACTATATAAGAAAGAAAACGAGGCGCTGCGCAGGCACATCGCAGTACTGCAGGCTGAGGTGTACGGAGCCAGGCTGGCTGCCAAATACTTGGACAAAGAACTGGCTGGCAG GGTGCAGCAGATCCAGTTACTGGGCCGTGACATGAAGGGGCCCGCACACGACAAACTGTGGAATCAGCTGGAAGCAGAGATCCACCTCCACCGCCACAAGACCGTCATCCGAGCGTGCAGAGGCCGCAGCGACCCAAAGAAACCGCTTCCCTCTCCCGTGGGACAC GATCCAgacatgttgaagaaaactcAGGGAGTGGGTCCCATCAGAAAGGTGTCACTGGTCAAAGAGGATCATGAAGGCCTAGGAATCTCTATTACA GGCGGGAAGGAACATGGCGTTCCCATCTTAATTTCAGAGATCCATCCGGGTCAGCCCGCCGACCGATGCGGAGGTCTGCACGTCGGCGACGCCATCCTTGCGGTCAACAGTATCAATTTGCGAGATGCCAAACACAAGGAGGCGGTCACCATTCTCTCTCAGCAG cgAGGACAGATAGAGTTTGAAGTGGTGTACGTGGCTCCGGAGGTGGACAGCGACGATGAGAATGTGGAGTATGAGGACGACAGTGGCCATCGTTACCGGCTCTACCTGGATGAACTAGATGATAGCAGCAGTGCGCCACCTAGCAACAGCTCAGCATCACTTCAGG CCCTGGAAAAGATGTCGTTGAGCAATGGACCGGAGAATGGAGACACTGGGATTTCTAGTGAGACACCCTCAGAGGAAACCCCTTCAAAGCCCTCTGAGACTGACTGCTCCTCTTAA